One Methanomassiliicoccales archaeon genomic window carries:
- a CDS encoding hydrogenase iron-sulfur subunit, which translates to MEDTKEDEIRSVAFLCHWCAYAGADNAGVSRYQYPPNVLPIRIMCSGRIDPFHVLYALLKGSDGVFIGACHPGDCHYMIGNQLMKRKIDNLREMIRDYGFEPERVRVEWISASEGRRFAEVVKEFVADLRRLGPNPLKKSIATEQRVREKGVA; encoded by the coding sequence TTGGAGGACACAAAAGAAGATGAGATCAGGAGTGTCGCATTCTTATGCCATTGGTGCGCGTATGCCGGAGCTGATAATGCGGGAGTCAGTAGGTATCAGTACCCGCCGAATGTCCTCCCGATCAGAATTATGTGCAGCGGAAGAATCGATCCATTTCACGTCCTCTATGCGCTTCTCAAGGGATCGGACGGCGTCTTTATCGGCGCATGCCACCCTGGTGACTGCCATTATATGATCGGGAACCAGCTCATGAAGAGAAAAATCGACAATCTGAGAGAGATGATTAGGGACTATGGTTTTGAGCCCGAACGGGTCAGAGTCGAGTGGATATCCGCTTCTGAGGGCAGGAGGTTTGCAGAAGTTGTGAAGGAATTCGTGGCAGATTTGAGGCGCCTCGGACCAAATCCCCTCAAGAAATCAATTGCCACCGAGCAGCGCGTCCGCGAAAAGGGGGTGGCGTGA
- a CDS encoding aminotransferase class I/II-fold pyridoxal phosphate-dependent enzyme — translation MIKGTRRTMGLSSPIRDFLVYARQLEEKGIRVLKLNIGDPNKFDFETPRHIREALCRAVEECDNGYADAEGIVELRRAIVEREREKNGIDLDVGDVVITTGVTEAIQAVIAASVEPGDELLLPGPGYPTYSEYVSFFDGVPVPYKKDESNDWQPDLDDMRKKITKKTKGIVVINPNNPTGAVYSPKTLKAIADLAAEYGLFLITDEIYDLMTFDGTHYSPSTLAPDVPIIIFNGFSKVNLLPGWRLGYIAFRDAGGQLEEIKSGVMRQLRVRLSANHPCQIAMLQALKGPKEYMEETNRKLRERAVFAYKRFNEIEGLSTTKPKGAFYIFPKIESNKWKSDRDFILDVLLNAHILFAPGSGFCKTYGTGHFRSVFLPSIDILAEAFDRLEDFLKSK, via the coding sequence GTGATCAAGGGAACGCGACGAACAATGGGTTTGAGCTCACCGATAAGGGATTTCCTTGTCTACGCGAGACAGCTCGAAGAAAAGGGTATTAGAGTCCTCAAACTCAACATAGGAGACCCCAATAAGTTTGACTTCGAGACGCCGAGGCATATCAGGGAAGCTCTATGCCGTGCCGTCGAGGAATGCGATAATGGATATGCTGATGCTGAAGGTATAGTTGAGCTGAGACGCGCGATTGTGGAAAGGGAAAGAGAAAAGAACGGTATCGATCTTGATGTAGGGGACGTCGTAATCACAACGGGGGTCACCGAAGCGATTCAGGCCGTGATTGCAGCCTCGGTCGAGCCAGGTGATGAATTGTTGCTGCCCGGTCCTGGTTACCCAACATACTCTGAGTATGTTTCGTTTTTTGATGGTGTGCCAGTTCCTTATAAGAAAGACGAATCAAATGACTGGCAGCCAGACTTAGATGATATGAGAAAAAAGATCACGAAGAAAACGAAGGGGATCGTTGTGATCAATCCTAACAATCCTACTGGGGCAGTATATTCACCGAAAACGCTCAAAGCCATCGCGGATCTTGCTGCCGAATATGGGTTGTTCTTGATCACTGATGAAATTTATGATCTCATGACCTTCGATGGAACACACTATTCTCCGTCAACACTCGCGCCAGATGTGCCGATAATCATTTTCAACGGGTTTTCGAAGGTCAATCTCCTGCCGGGCTGGAGGCTTGGTTACATCGCTTTCCGAGACGCTGGTGGCCAGCTTGAAGAAATAAAGTCAGGAGTCATGCGTCAGTTGAGGGTCAGACTTTCAGCAAATCACCCGTGTCAGATTGCAATGTTGCAAGCGTTAAAAGGTCCAAAAGAGTACATGGAGGAAACGAATCGGAAGTTACGGGAAAGAGCGGTCTTTGCTTACAAGAGATTCAATGAAATTGAAGGTCTGAGCACGACGAAACCAAAGGGGGCTTTCTACATCTTTCCAAAAATTGAATCGAACAAGTGGAAGAGCGACAGAGATTTCATCCTGGATGTTCTACTCAATGCCCACATTCTTTTCGCACCGGGATCAGGATTTTGCAAGACGTATGGGACTGGGCACTTCCGGTCAGTTTTTCTGCCGAGCATTGATATATTGGCCGAAGCGTTTGATAGATTGGAGGACTTCTTGAAAAGCAAGTGA
- a CDS encoding Coenzyme F420 hydrogenase/dehydrogenase, beta subunit C-terminal domain: MSKELETYVWSLGKCTGCGACVACCSRGVLYFPDGKQNPDHRKLTKRFGLSTYAIDPCFGCEAFCVEVCPRLREWGEGKMVSVVSARSCLTALRSRHGDLLSDVLNQLLVSALESGFIDGAIVTDVDRWTWQPFSRVVTTESEIYDCAGHQFIWSPTLSSLNEAVHDKSLRKIALVGAPCVIDAARMIQKSKMKGLEIYGKSLRILIGRFCAGVCMHDLVSEVIEKEMGISPRNIAMMDRSTAEKLLTVTLRDGTVREISLANTQKYLRMGCARCTDYLAESADLSIGYTGSRYGYCTIITRNAAGESLLTRAVQTGHLEITKSVDTNQLYIAKRNKQKRKRSQLYDEELLLMLEGLTDPEKRLEALKRYSQLSVRR; the protein is encoded by the coding sequence ATGTCAAAAGAGCTCGAAACCTATGTGTGGAGTCTCGGTAAGTGTACGGGTTGCGGCGCCTGCGTGGCATGTTGCTCAAGAGGAGTCCTTTATTTCCCAGATGGAAAACAAAACCCAGACCACCGGAAATTGACAAAACGTTTTGGCCTTTCCACGTACGCTATCGATCCTTGTTTCGGCTGCGAGGCCTTCTGTGTCGAAGTATGTCCGCGACTGAGGGAGTGGGGGGAGGGGAAGATGGTTTCTGTCGTCTCAGCGAGGTCTTGTCTAACCGCTCTGAGAAGTAGGCATGGAGATCTTCTCAGTGATGTCCTAAACCAGTTGCTTGTGAGCGCGCTCGAAAGCGGCTTCATAGATGGTGCCATTGTCACCGATGTCGATAGATGGACTTGGCAGCCTTTTTCAAGGGTTGTGACCACCGAAAGCGAAATATACGATTGTGCTGGACACCAGTTCATCTGGTCTCCGACACTGTCGAGTCTTAATGAGGCTGTGCATGACAAGTCGCTGAGAAAAATCGCCCTCGTTGGCGCCCCGTGTGTGATCGACGCTGCGAGGATGATTCAGAAGTCGAAAATGAAGGGACTCGAAATCTACGGAAAATCACTGAGGATACTCATCGGGAGATTTTGCGCCGGAGTTTGCATGCACGATCTCGTCTCCGAGGTCATTGAGAAAGAGATGGGGATCTCACCGAGGAATATTGCAATGATGGACCGTTCCACCGCTGAAAAGCTTCTCACAGTGACGCTGCGTGACGGTACAGTCAGAGAAATCTCACTGGCAAACACACAGAAATACCTCCGGATGGGTTGCGCTAGATGTACTGATTACCTCGCAGAGTCGGCTGACCTTTCAATAGGCTACACTGGCTCGCGATACGGCTACTGCACGATCATCACAAGGAACGCTGCCGGAGAAAGTTTGCTAACGAGAGCTGTCCAGACAGGCCATCTTGAGATCACAAAGAGTGTTGATACGAATCAACTTTATATTGCAAAGCGGAACAAACAGAAGAGGAAAAGGTCCCAACTCTACGATGAAGAGTTGCTCCTAATGCTGGAGGGGCTCACTGATCCAGAAAAAAGGCTGGAGGCTTTGAAACGCTACTCCCAGCTCTCAGTGAGGCGGTGA
- a CDS encoding glutamate synthase-related protein: MTLAGHYWVTIERDRCRSWQQPWKCGACIDTCEQGVFARDEMGRVYVANEIACVGCKICMEQGCPNSCIYIRPATPESFSRGIWTTQTIEEIHRKAQTGEYEIRGYGTMGNIPHFDGLVVVPSQLASRPPKDKYREKFRMEVTIGEGKCANPIRLNYPFVFAAMSYGAISREGKMALAVAAAKLGILANTGEGGMFPGEATLAHGYENEESRRKGVKKWSPGGYLAVQYSTGRWGVSVDYLQAGDAIEIKIGQGAKPGMGGHLLGKKVTEDIAMIRGLPPGTDALSPCRHYDISDQKDLKKKVEILRDLTNYEKPIMIKMGPSLPYEDTYIAAEAGVDAISIDGMVGGTGASPEVVTQNAGIPTIACIRQASKALKDMGLKGKVKLIALGGIRDGADAFKAIALGADAVGFGAAAEIALGCRGCMSCHRGACHYGLATQEARFRACIDVETASQRLVNFVHACAEELKILAMLSGHDRLDTISADDLRAIDLNTAAMTGIKLAGLEKVFPQSWEGFDD; the protein is encoded by the coding sequence ATGACACTTGCAGGGCACTACTGGGTGACCATCGAAAGAGATAGATGCAGGAGTTGGCAACAACCGTGGAAATGCGGAGCATGCATAGACACTTGCGAACAGGGGGTTTTCGCGAGAGATGAGATGGGAAGAGTATACGTTGCGAATGAAATCGCATGCGTGGGATGCAAAATATGTATGGAACAGGGGTGTCCTAACAGTTGTATCTATATTAGACCCGCAACTCCAGAATCATTTTCGAGAGGGATTTGGACAACTCAGACAATTGAGGAGATCCATAGGAAGGCACAGACGGGAGAATATGAGATCAGAGGTTACGGTACAATGGGGAACATACCGCACTTTGACGGTCTCGTCGTGGTGCCTTCGCAACTCGCATCAAGGCCTCCAAAGGACAAGTACAGGGAGAAATTCAGGATGGAAGTTACGATTGGAGAGGGGAAGTGCGCAAATCCGATCAGACTCAACTATCCGTTTGTCTTTGCCGCTATGTCTTATGGAGCCATATCAAGAGAGGGGAAAATGGCACTTGCCGTTGCAGCCGCAAAATTGGGCATACTTGCTAACACTGGTGAGGGAGGCATGTTTCCAGGTGAGGCGACCCTTGCACACGGCTACGAGAACGAGGAATCGCGAAGAAAAGGTGTGAAGAAATGGAGTCCTGGTGGTTATCTTGCAGTGCAGTATTCGACAGGGAGATGGGGCGTTTCAGTAGACTACCTTCAGGCAGGAGATGCTATCGAGATTAAGATTGGCCAGGGGGCTAAGCCCGGAATGGGAGGTCACCTGCTTGGGAAAAAGGTAACAGAAGATATCGCGATGATCAGGGGATTGCCACCTGGAACAGATGCTTTGTCACCGTGCAGACATTACGACATCAGTGATCAAAAGGATCTCAAGAAAAAGGTCGAAATTCTCCGCGATTTAACAAATTACGAAAAGCCTATCATGATCAAAATGGGTCCGAGCCTTCCTTACGAAGACACATATATCGCTGCAGAGGCTGGCGTTGATGCGATCTCTATCGATGGGATGGTAGGTGGAACCGGTGCTTCACCTGAAGTTGTCACACAGAATGCCGGGATTCCAACAATTGCGTGCATTCGACAAGCTTCGAAGGCGCTGAAGGACATGGGCCTGAAGGGTAAGGTGAAGTTGATCGCTCTTGGAGGTATCAGAGACGGTGCAGATGCGTTCAAGGCCATAGCCCTCGGAGCTGATGCTGTGGGTTTTGGCGCCGCGGCGGAAATCGCTCTCGGCTGCCGGGGATGTATGTCGTGTCATAGGGGCGCTTGCCATTACGGACTTGCAACCCAGGAAGCGCGGTTTAGAGCTTGTATTGATGTAGAAACAGCTTCACAGCGGCTCGTCAATTTCGTCCACGCATGTGCTGAGGAATTGAAGATTCTGGCCATGCTATCTGGCCATGACAGACTCGATACAATTTCAGCTGACGATCTTAGGGCAATCGATCTCAATACAGCGGCTATGACAGGTATCAAGCTCGCTGGCCTCGAAAAGGTCTTCCCTCAATCATGGGAAGGATTCGATGATTGA